One segment of Chthoniobacterales bacterium DNA contains the following:
- a CDS encoding thymidylate synthase translates to MRQYHHLLRLVLEKGAPRMDRTGTGTLSVFGAQARFDLREGFPLLTTKKLHLKSIIYELLWFLQGDTNVRSLNEKGVTIWDEWADANGDLGPIYGAQWTRWRGVEGAVINQIDGVIGEIKRNPQSRRLIVSAWNVAELDRMALPPCHVLFQFYVRDGELSCQLYQRSADLFLGVPFNIASYSLLTMMVAQVCDLRPGEFIHTFGDVHLYQNHLDQAREQLTRDFRPLPRMQLNPAVKNIYDFRFEDFTLSNYDPHPAIKAPIAV, encoded by the coding sequence ATGCGGCAGTACCACCATCTTCTCCGGCTCGTTTTGGAAAAGGGAGCGCCGCGCATGGATCGAACAGGCACCGGCACGCTTTCGGTTTTCGGCGCGCAAGCCCGCTTTGATTTGCGGGAAGGATTCCCACTCCTCACCACGAAGAAACTCCATCTCAAATCGATCATCTACGAATTGCTCTGGTTTCTGCAGGGCGACACCAACGTGCGTTCCCTGAATGAAAAAGGGGTGACGATTTGGGATGAATGGGCGGACGCCAACGGCGATCTCGGTCCCATTTATGGGGCGCAATGGACGCGTTGGCGCGGCGTTGAGGGCGCGGTCATCAACCAAATCGACGGCGTGATCGGCGAGATCAAAAGAAATCCCCAGAGCCGGCGTCTGATTGTCAGCGCCTGGAATGTAGCGGAGCTCGATCGGATGGCCCTGCCGCCTTGTCACGTGCTCTTTCAATTTTATGTCCGTGACGGCGAGTTGAGCTGCCAGCTTTATCAACGCAGCGCCGATTTGTTCCTCGGGGTCCCGTTCAATATCGCGTCGTACTCGCTGCTCACCATGATGGTGGCGCAGGTCTGCGATCTGCGGCCCGGCGAATTCATTCACACCTTCGGCGATGTCCACCTCTACCAGAACCATCTCGACCAGGCCCGGGAGCAACTCACCCGCGATTTTCGGCCGCTGCCGCGGATGCAATTGAATCCGGCCGTCAAAAACATCTACGATTTCCGCTTTGAGGATTTCACCCTGAGCAATTACGATCCGCATCCAGCGATCAAAGCGCCGATCGCCGTCTGA
- a CDS encoding L,D-transpeptidase has product MGWRTGISLCGFILAAAQTVVAQSPYSVEIDLERQTAYLIRGRRIVLASEISSGRSGHLTETGSFKIIEKERNHFSSLYGQIIDRNGRTVVTDADADMAVPRGGKFLPAPMRYFMRFHGATGMHAGYLPGYPASHGCIRMPEQNAIFFFNAVEVGTPVNVFGRTPQTREYFRYGPQPARPLYQRPMRPRFSAPPPPRSPWDN; this is encoded by the coding sequence ATGGGTTGGAGAACTGGGATTTCTCTTTGCGGGTTTATTCTTGCCGCTGCGCAAACCGTTGTCGCGCAGTCACCGTACTCGGTCGAGATCGATCTGGAGCGGCAGACGGCGTATCTGATTCGTGGCCGGCGCATCGTTCTCGCCAGTGAGATCTCGAGTGGCCGCTCCGGACATCTGACGGAAACCGGTTCATTCAAAATCATCGAGAAGGAGCGTAACCACTTCTCCTCGCTCTATGGCCAGATCATCGATCGCAATGGCCGCACCGTCGTCACGGATGCGGATGCCGACATGGCGGTTCCCCGCGGCGGGAAATTTCTTCCGGCCCCGATGCGTTATTTCATGCGTTTCCACGGAGCCACGGGAATGCATGCCGGATATTTACCTGGCTATCCGGCGTCGCACGGCTGCATCCGAATGCCGGAACAAAACGCGATCTTCTTTTTCAACGCCGTAGAAGTCGGGACTCCAGTAAACGTCTTTGGCCGGACGCCGCAGACTCGCGAATATTTTCGTTACGGTCCGCAACCAGCCCGGCCGTTGTATCAGCGCCCAATGCGGCCGCGATTCTCGGCTCCGCCACCGCCCCGGTCCCCTTGGGACAATTAG
- a CDS encoding CYTH domain-containing protein, giving the protein MSLSSSHEIERKFLVRELPRDLTSHRHTEISQGYLVSLDDGLQVRLRKSGDLYSLTFKRGTGNVREEREVELTVAQFEALWPATEGKRLEKTRYEVPFGDRVVEIDLYHGRHEGLVVAEVEFDDEDSALNFSRPDWLGDDVTGDPRYSNQLLAS; this is encoded by the coding sequence ATGTCACTTTCTTCTTCCCACGAGATCGAGCGCAAGTTTCTCGTGCGCGAGCTTCCGCGCGACCTGACGAGCCATCGCCATACCGAAATCTCGCAGGGTTATCTGGTGAGCCTGGACGACGGTCTCCAGGTGCGGCTTCGGAAATCCGGTGACCTCTATTCACTCACTTTCAAGCGCGGCACCGGTAATGTGCGTGAAGAACGCGAAGTGGAACTGACGGTGGCGCAATTCGAAGCGCTCTGGCCTGCCACGGAAGGCAAACGCCTCGAGAAAACGCGTTATGAGGTTCCGTTCGGCGATCGCGTGGTTGAGATCGACCTTTACCACGGGCGCCACGAAGGCCTGGTCGTCGCCGAGGTGGAATTTGACGACGAAGATTCCGCCCTCAATTTCTCCAGGCCGGACTGGCTGGGTGACGACGTCACCGGCGATCCGCGTTACAGCAACCAATTGCTCGCGTCGTAG
- a CDS encoding EamA family transporter, which produces MPEKRANLAAAAAFVALCLIWSSTWLAIKLGLRDLPPVSFVAIRFVIAVAVLLAISVGRVRLIPPDRGDFKLLAWTGVLMFCINYALLFWAELYVSSGLSAVLQATIPIFGMVLAHFIIPNEPLRGARIAGALVALGGVAVICSRLFDFGGLLAFWGGVAIVFGAASAAFSNVVLKARAIRLAPAMIAAWQMIFGLVPLIIGGFLLEGNPLQFHWTPRAVFCLFYLAIPGSAIAFLLLYWLLPRMSVTNLQTISFITPPGAVLFGWLLGGESFSLWSLMGGALVLIGVWLIFRKAKPVEMKECETALPQG; this is translated from the coding sequence ATGCCGGAAAAGCGCGCTAATCTTGCCGCCGCCGCGGCGTTCGTGGCGCTCTGCCTGATCTGGAGCTCGACCTGGCTCGCGATCAAGCTGGGCCTGCGCGATTTGCCACCGGTCTCCTTCGTCGCGATCCGTTTTGTCATCGCCGTCGCCGTTCTCCTTGCGATTTCAGTCGGCCGCGTCCGCCTGATCCCGCCGGACCGCGGCGATTTCAAATTGCTCGCCTGGACTGGCGTCCTGATGTTCTGCATCAACTACGCGCTGCTCTTCTGGGCGGAGCTTTACGTCTCGTCCGGACTCTCCGCCGTCCTCCAGGCGACGATCCCGATTTTCGGGATGGTGCTCGCGCACTTTATTATCCCGAACGAACCGCTGCGCGGCGCGCGAATCGCAGGCGCACTCGTCGCCCTCGGCGGCGTCGCCGTCATCTGCTCGCGCCTTTTCGATTTCGGCGGGTTGCTCGCCTTCTGGGGAGGCGTTGCGATCGTCTTTGGCGCGGCGAGTGCCGCCTTTTCAAACGTGGTCCTGAAGGCACGTGCGATCCGGCTCGCTCCGGCGATGATCGCAGCCTGGCAAATGATCTTTGGTCTTGTTCCGCTGATCATCGGGGGATTTTTACTCGAGGGAAACCCCCTCCAATTTCATTGGACGCCCCGGGCGGTCTTCTGCCTGTTCTACCTCGCCATTCCCGGCTCGGCCATTGCGTTCCTCCTGCTTTACTGGCTCCTGCCCCGGATGTCGGTCACCAATCTCCAAACCATCTCGTTCATCACTCCGCCGGGCGCGGTCCTCTTCGGCTGGTTGCTCGGCGGCGAAAGCTTCAGCCTCTGGTCGCTCATGGGCGGCGCGCTGGTCCTCATCGGCGTCTGGCTGATTTTCCGAAAAGCAAAACCGGTGGAGATGAAAGAATGCGAAACGGCCCTGCCGCAGGGGTGA
- a CDS encoding DinB family protein: MDRRRFLETSSKLACGLTGATSLLVLDPARTSGAPSEPEPGPFIVGPRPPFSSHIGTLISMLNVMRRAVLAPVQGLTVAQLDYLHDAKANTIGALLHHLAAIERLYQIHTFEGKKWGDWDDETKRQWTTAALLGEAARKKIKGNKLAFYLEMLKEVREHTLAELGKRDDAWLMQVDAGFGDEPTNNYCKWFHVCEHESNHNGQVKWLKARLPG; encoded by the coding sequence ATGGACCGCCGACGATTCCTGGAAACTTCGAGCAAGCTTGCGTGCGGGCTGACCGGAGCAACTTCCCTTCTGGTTCTCGACCCCGCCCGAACGAGTGGGGCGCCGAGCGAGCCGGAGCCGGGACCCTTTATCGTCGGTCCGCGGCCGCCATTTTCGTCCCACATCGGGACTCTGATTTCGATGCTTAACGTCATGCGGCGCGCCGTTTTGGCGCCAGTTCAGGGGCTCACCGTCGCGCAGCTCGATTATTTGCACGACGCGAAGGCCAACACGATCGGGGCGCTTCTTCACCATCTGGCCGCGATTGAGCGGCTCTATCAGATCCACACGTTCGAGGGAAAAAAATGGGGCGATTGGGATGACGAAACGAAACGGCAATGGACTACAGCGGCGCTTTTAGGTGAGGCGGCCCGCAAAAAGATCAAGGGAAACAAGCTCGCGTTTTATCTTGAGATGCTGAAGGAGGTGCGGGAACACACCCTCGCCGAGCTCGGGAAGCGCGACGACGCCTGGCTTATGCAAGTCGACGCTGGTTTCGGCGATGAACCAACGAACAATTACTGCAAATGGTTCCATGTGTGCGAACACGAATCGAACCACAACGGCCAGGTCAAATGGCTCAAAGCCCGGCTGCCGGGCTGA